A genomic segment from Carassius auratus strain Wakin chromosome 25, ASM336829v1, whole genome shotgun sequence encodes:
- the LOC113043636 gene encoding E3 ubiquitin-protein ligase AMFR-like isoform X1, producing the protein MPLLFLERFPWPSLQTYTVLSTLLLAGSMLSAYSSVRDSQDPHSPPEEELELDRPGSVLSHVLLILITDSLFVWVMVNTACCVLMLIAKGIQCIVFGPLRVSEKQHLKDKFWNFVFYKFIFIFGVLNVQRVEEVVLWCLWFSVLIFLHLMVQLCKDRFEYLSFSPTTPVVSHVRVLALLGSVLACCGGLAVLCALVGHLHGMHTVAFMAAECLLVTVRSGHVIIRYSIHLWDLNHEGTWENKSSYIYYTDFSMELTLLCLDLMHHIHMLLFGNIWLSMASLVIFMQLRYLFHEVQRRIRRHKNYLRVLDNMESRFAVATPDELLANNDDCAICWDSMTTARKLPCGHLFHNSCLRSWLEQDTSCPTCRMSLNINEGVRERDEGQRAPLDDNMTAGAGTEARPHLNQHNHFFHFDGSRIASWLPSFSVEVMHTTNILSIAQANNSQLNAMAHQIQEMFPQVPYHLILQDLQLTRSVEVTTDNILEGRIQVPFPTQRTPIQINTSPEDSAGASSSSEVAAPEVEDFEVRGSRFSKSADERQRMLMQRKEELLQRARRRYLHRKSDEEDLFSAPATDTDDVMPSMEDEDSDSVTLRRRRLAAAAERRMQRQEPPPF; encoded by the exons ATGCCTCTGCTGTTTCTGGAGCGCTTCCCCTGGCCCAGCTTACAGACATACACCGTCCTGAGCACACTTCTGCTGGCCGGGAGCATGCTGAGTGCCTACAGCTCAGTCAGAGACTCCCAGGACCCCCACAGCCCCCCTGAGGAGGAGCTGGAGCTGGACCGCCCCGGGAGCGTGCTCTCTCATGTGCTGCTGATCCTCATCACAGACAGCCTCTTCGTCTGG GTGATGGTGAACACGGCGTGCTGCGTCCTCATGTTAATCGCTAAAGGGATCCAGTGCATCGTGTTTGGGCCGCTGAGAGTCAGTGAGAAGCAG CACCTGAAGGATAAGTTCTGGAACTTCGTCTTCTACAAGTTCATCTTCATCTTCGGCGTGCTGAACGTGCAGCGGGTGGAGGAGGTGGTGCTGTGGTGTCTGTGGTTCTCCGTGCTCATCTTCCTGCATCTGATGGTGCAGCTGTGCAAAGACCGCTTCGAATAC CTCTCGTTCTCTCCCACCACTCCGGTGGTCAGTCACGTGCGAGTGTTGGCTCTGCTGGGGTCTGTTTTGGCGTGCTGCGGGGGTCTGGCAGTGCTCTGCGCTCTGGTCGGGCATCTTCACGGCATGCACACTGTCGCCTTCATGGCAGCTGAG TGTTTGCTGGTGACGGTGCGCTCGGGACACGTCATCATACG GTACTCCATTCACCTGTGGGACCTGAACCATGAGGGTACCTGGGAGAACAAGAGCTCGTACATCTACTACACGGACTTCAGCATGGAGTTAACCCTCCTGTGCCTGGACCTGATGCATCACATCCACATGCTG cTCTTCGGGAACATCTGGTTGTCCATGGCTAGTCTTGTGATCTTTATGCAGCTGCGCTATCTCTTCCACGAGGTGCAGAGACGGATTCGCCGCCATAAAAACTACTTGCGTGTCCTTGACAATATGGAGTCCAG GTTTGCTGTAGCGACGCCGGACGAGCTGCTGGCTAATAACGATGACTGTGCCATCTGCTGGGATTCAATGACTACAGCACGCAAGCTGCCCTGTGGACATCTGTTCCATAA TTCCTGTCTGCGCTCGTGGCTGGAGCAGGACACTTCCTGTCCCACCTGCCGTATGTCACTGAACATCAATGAaggcgtgagagagagagacgagggtCAGAGGGCACCGCTGGATGATAACATGACGGCCGGAGCGGGAACAGAGGCCCGGCCGCACCTCAACCAGCACAACCACTTCTTCCACTTCGACG GGTCACGCATTGCCAGTTGGCTGCCGAGCTTCTCTGTGGAGGTCATGCACACCACCAACATCCTAAGTATCGCTCAGGCCAACAACTCCCAGCTCAATGCCATG GCCCATCAGATCCAGGAAATGTTTCCTCAGGTCCCTTACCATCTGATCCTGCAGGATTTACAGCTCACTCGCTCCGTTGAGGTCACCACTGACAACATCCTGGAGGGCAGGATCCAGGTGCCTTTCCCAACACAG CGCACACCCATACAGATAAATACTTCTCCTGAAGACTCAGCCGGTGCCAGCAGCAGTTCAGAGGTCGCTGCCCCCGAGGTGGAAGACTTTGAGGTGCGGGGGAGCCGCTTCTCCAAGTCCGCAGATGAGAGACAGAGGATGCTAATGCAGAGGAAGGAGGAGCTGCTCCAAAGAGCTCGCAG ACGTTATCTACACAGAAAGTCTGATGAAGAAGATTTGTTTTCCGCCCCTGCCACTGATACTGATGATGTCATGCCCTCCATGGAGGATGAAGACTCAGATTCTGTGACCTTGAGGCGCAGACGACTGGCGGCTGCAGCCGAGAGACGCATGCAGAGGCAGGAGCCTCCCCCATTCTGA
- the LOC113043636 gene encoding E3 ubiquitin-protein ligase AMFR-like isoform X2, translating into MPLLFLERFPWPSLQTYTVLSTLLLAGSMLSAYSSVRDSQDPHSPPEEELELDRPGSVLSHVLLILITDSLFVWVMVNTACCVLMLIAKGIQCIVFGPLRVSEKQHLKDKFWNFVFYKFIFIFGVLNVQRVEEVVLWCLWFSVLIFLHLMVQLCKDRFEYLSFSPTTPVVSHVRVLALLGSVLACCGGLAVLCALVGHLHGMHTVAFMAAECLLVTVRSGHVIIRYSIHLWDLNHEGTWENKSSYIYYTDFSMELTLLCLDLMHHIHMLLFGNIWLSMASLVIFMQLRYLFHEVQRRIRRHKNYLRVLDNMESRFAVATPDELLANNDDCAICWDSMTTARKLPCGHLFHNSCLRSWLEQDTSCPTCRMSLNINEGVRERDEGQRAPLDDNMTAGAGTEARPHLNQHNHFFHFDGSRIASWLPSFSVEVMHTTNILSIAQANNSQLNAMAHQIQEMFPQVPYHLILQDLQLTRSVEVTTDNILEGRIQVPFPTQINTSPEDSAGASSSSEVAAPEVEDFEVRGSRFSKSADERQRMLMQRKEELLQRARRRYLHRKSDEEDLFSAPATDTDDVMPSMEDEDSDSVTLRRRRLAAAAERRMQRQEPPPF; encoded by the exons ATGCCTCTGCTGTTTCTGGAGCGCTTCCCCTGGCCCAGCTTACAGACATACACCGTCCTGAGCACACTTCTGCTGGCCGGGAGCATGCTGAGTGCCTACAGCTCAGTCAGAGACTCCCAGGACCCCCACAGCCCCCCTGAGGAGGAGCTGGAGCTGGACCGCCCCGGGAGCGTGCTCTCTCATGTGCTGCTGATCCTCATCACAGACAGCCTCTTCGTCTGG GTGATGGTGAACACGGCGTGCTGCGTCCTCATGTTAATCGCTAAAGGGATCCAGTGCATCGTGTTTGGGCCGCTGAGAGTCAGTGAGAAGCAG CACCTGAAGGATAAGTTCTGGAACTTCGTCTTCTACAAGTTCATCTTCATCTTCGGCGTGCTGAACGTGCAGCGGGTGGAGGAGGTGGTGCTGTGGTGTCTGTGGTTCTCCGTGCTCATCTTCCTGCATCTGATGGTGCAGCTGTGCAAAGACCGCTTCGAATAC CTCTCGTTCTCTCCCACCACTCCGGTGGTCAGTCACGTGCGAGTGTTGGCTCTGCTGGGGTCTGTTTTGGCGTGCTGCGGGGGTCTGGCAGTGCTCTGCGCTCTGGTCGGGCATCTTCACGGCATGCACACTGTCGCCTTCATGGCAGCTGAG TGTTTGCTGGTGACGGTGCGCTCGGGACACGTCATCATACG GTACTCCATTCACCTGTGGGACCTGAACCATGAGGGTACCTGGGAGAACAAGAGCTCGTACATCTACTACACGGACTTCAGCATGGAGTTAACCCTCCTGTGCCTGGACCTGATGCATCACATCCACATGCTG cTCTTCGGGAACATCTGGTTGTCCATGGCTAGTCTTGTGATCTTTATGCAGCTGCGCTATCTCTTCCACGAGGTGCAGAGACGGATTCGCCGCCATAAAAACTACTTGCGTGTCCTTGACAATATGGAGTCCAG GTTTGCTGTAGCGACGCCGGACGAGCTGCTGGCTAATAACGATGACTGTGCCATCTGCTGGGATTCAATGACTACAGCACGCAAGCTGCCCTGTGGACATCTGTTCCATAA TTCCTGTCTGCGCTCGTGGCTGGAGCAGGACACTTCCTGTCCCACCTGCCGTATGTCACTGAACATCAATGAaggcgtgagagagagagacgagggtCAGAGGGCACCGCTGGATGATAACATGACGGCCGGAGCGGGAACAGAGGCCCGGCCGCACCTCAACCAGCACAACCACTTCTTCCACTTCGACG GGTCACGCATTGCCAGTTGGCTGCCGAGCTTCTCTGTGGAGGTCATGCACACCACCAACATCCTAAGTATCGCTCAGGCCAACAACTCCCAGCTCAATGCCATG GCCCATCAGATCCAGGAAATGTTTCCTCAGGTCCCTTACCATCTGATCCTGCAGGATTTACAGCTCACTCGCTCCGTTGAGGTCACCACTGACAACATCCTGGAGGGCAGGATCCAGGTGCCTTTCCCAACACAG ATAAATACTTCTCCTGAAGACTCAGCCGGTGCCAGCAGCAGTTCAGAGGTCGCTGCCCCCGAGGTGGAAGACTTTGAGGTGCGGGGGAGCCGCTTCTCCAAGTCCGCAGATGAGAGACAGAGGATGCTAATGCAGAGGAAGGAGGAGCTGCTCCAAAGAGCTCGCAG ACGTTATCTACACAGAAAGTCTGATGAAGAAGATTTGTTTTCCGCCCCTGCCACTGATACTGATGATGTCATGCCCTCCATGGAGGATGAAGACTCAGATTCTGTGACCTTGAGGCGCAGACGACTGGCGGCTGCAGCCGAGAGACGCATGCAGAGGCAGGAGCCTCCCCCATTCTGA